In the genome of Manduca sexta isolate Smith_Timp_Sample1 unplaced genomic scaffold, JHU_Msex_v1.0 HiC_scaffold_1650, whole genome shotgun sequence, one region contains:
- the LOC115445835 gene encoding elongator complex protein 4 isoform X1 gives MLFTTVNCQNSTTCGGLPSGSVFVVEEDVLGNYSRILVKYFLAEGIASNHALLIASADDEGLEIVKELPQPCAAPPDDDITNEPIQPNTDKMKIAWRYEGLRQVESSFGSNTNFGHHFDLSKHIDADTIKNSNITYCQLESDQENVEGFRNNMYHKLLCTIRDNVSKEEFKKKNMLRISIHSLGSPIWMSMDSEQNINASTYGQDLIKFMYCLRVILRDTNAIAFVTIPAHLFDDDHIMRRVLYSVDNAVRIESFAGSSRETNPVYKDYHGLFHITKLSSLYSLVPFIPPSLDLAFKLKRKKFLIQKLHIPPELEETSEREQDDITAVPSVNCGGFKKSQIDF, from the exons gAAGATGTATTGGGCAACTATAGTAGAATCCTAGTTAAATATTTCTTAGCTGAAGGTATTGCAAGTAATCATGCACTATTAATAGCATCTGCAGATGATGAAGGTCTTGaaatt GTAAAAGAACTGCCTCAACCATGTGCCGCACCTCCTGACGATGACATTACCAATGAACCCATCCAGCCCAATACAGACAAAATGAAGATAGCATGGAGATACGAAGGTCTTAGACAAGTTGAGTCGTCATTCGGCAGCAACACCAATTTTGGACATCATTTTGATTTGAGCAAGCACATAGATGCCGACACTATCAAAAATAGTAATATCACATATTGCCAATTAGAATCTGATCAGGAAAATGTTGAAG GATTTAGAAATAACATGTATCATAAACTTCTTTGTACAATAAGGGATAATGTCTCAAAAGAGGaattcaaaaagaaaaatatgcttCGCATAAGTATACATTCACTTGGTTCACCTATTTGGATGTCTATGGACagtgaacaaaatataaatgcaagtacttACGGGCAAGATTTAATAAAGTTCATGTATTGTTTAAGAGTTATTCTGAGAGATACTAATGCCATTGCATTTGTTACTATACCTGCACATTTGTTTGAT GATGACCACATTATGAGAAGAGTTCTATATTCAGTGGATAATGCAGTCAGAATTGAATCATTTGCAGGATCAAGTCGTGAAACAAATCCTGTGTACAAAGACTATCATGGATTGTTCCACATAACAAAACTCTCCTCATTATATTCACTAGTGCCTTTCATACCTCCAAGTCTCGATCTTGCGTTTAAGTTGAAAAGGAAGAAGTTTCTTATACAAAAACTGCATATTCCTCCAG AGCTGGAAGAAACAAGTGAAAGAGAACAAGATGATATTACAGCCGTCCCATCTGTTAATTGTGGTGGTTTTAAGAAGAGCCAAATAGACTTTTAA